A stretch of Thermotoga sp. DNA encodes these proteins:
- a CDS encoding carbohydrate ABC transporter permease yields the protein MKKVKEIIFHGVMLLLALIWIYPYIWLFLSSIKPADEIFTRFFPTRITLEHYKYIFTMAEKMERPFLRAFLNSVFVTATVTFSVVFTSAIVGYSLAKLKFKGNNAIFNFIIFQMLFPGFMFIIPLFVLIRKLGLYNSYPAMIVPFLMSAWSLFMISQSYKTIPQDYIEAAKIDGASTLWIIFKVMIPLSRSTLSIVGLFTFIGIWDNFLWPLMVIKDYHKMPLSVLLATFNHEYAAYVGPLMAGSVIQTIPMVLIFLIFRKQFLQGISMSFK from the coding sequence ATGAAGAAGGTTAAAGAAATCATCTTTCACGGGGTAATGTTGCTCCTCGCCTTAATATGGATCTATCCATATATCTGGTTGTTTCTCTCATCAATAAAACCAGCCGATGAAATCTTCACTAGGTTTTTTCCAACAAGAATAACACTTGAGCATTACAAATACATATTCACCATGGCGGAAAAAATGGAACGTCCTTTCCTGAGAGCCTTTCTAAACAGTGTTTTTGTTACTGCCACCGTGACTTTTTCTGTGGTTTTTACCTCTGCGATCGTCGGATATAGCCTGGCAAAACTCAAATTCAAAGGAAACAATGCTATATTCAATTTCATCATTTTTCAGATGCTCTTTCCAGGTTTCATGTTCATCATCCCACTTTTTGTACTAATAAGGAAACTCGGCCTCTACAACTCCTATCCAGCCATGATTGTTCCCTTTCTCATGAGTGCGTGGAGTCTTTTTATGATCAGTCAGTCCTACAAAACGATTCCACAGGATTACATAGAAGCTGCTAAGATTGACGGTGCCAGTACTTTGTGGATAATATTTAAAGTGATGATCCCTCTCTCCAGAAGCACTCTCTCCATTGTGGGTCTTTTCACATTCATAGGAATCTGGGACAACTTCCTCTGGCCTCTCATGGTGATAAAAGACTACCACAAAATGCCTCTTTCTGTTTTGCTTGCCACTTTCAATCACGAGTATGCGGCTTATGTTGGACCGTTGATGGCGGGGTCTGTAATTCAAACGATACCTATGGTTCTCATCTTTTTAATTTTCAGAAAGCAATTCTTGCAAGGAATTTCTATGTCTTTCAAGTAG